The sequence TTGTTGGCACTTGGTATTATTAAATTTCAATACAATATTTCAATCTCATTTTCCACTTTCCTTGAATTAGAGATTAGATTCCATTGTTTGGCTGGCATGGTTAAATGGTTGATGAAGAGCTTGCCCGATCAAAAAGTTGAAGTTACATTAGAAGGCTTCATGGAACATCAAGCTCTACTCTTGCTACTATCTCTCGACCTCAAATGTGAGAGTGGAATTGGAATCAAGGCACATAAACAATGCAATTAGCACTAAGATATTTTAATGAGAGAAGCTAGGAAGGGTGATGTCCTATGAAACGAGAAAAAGGTTTTGAGATTTACGATCTTGTGGTCTAGATGTAATTCATTTATAGCGTAACtttaattatttataattgatACTCTTGTATCTCTTTGCGACTCAAAAGAATaaagcattttttttttgtgttccgTTAGATGACATAACTAGTTTTTCAATGCTTTcttatcttttatattttaatataaagagAATGGACACAAATTCACACTTTACATATTTAAGAAAATATCAAAATTATTAATTCCATAAATATCACAAAAGCATAAAATTATACAAAGTGCCTATAATACATATGAACCTTCAACCAAAATCACGATCACATGACTATTTACACTGTATTTTTAAATATTTGACAAACTTTTTTAAAATTCCTTTTATTATTTATTACTTTTCTCCTTAGACCAACCTATACACGTTCCTTCCCTATATTGGTATCCTTATAATAATTAGTAAGAAAAATATCCCACCAACTCTAGAAAGATAACCATTTTACCTTTGTTTCTGTCAGACGAGGTCTAACAGTTAGGAATGTCGCTTACCAATAGGTTGTAAATTAGCAGGCATAGTCAAAATCACCTATAAATTGCTCTAATATCTGCCACAACAGTGACTATTAGCATCTTTCTAAGGCCTTTGAAACTCTGTCAATAGCATGGCGATGGATACACTCGAGTTTCTTAGAGATAAAAATATTCTCATTGTTGGCGCCACGGGTTTCCTGGGCAAAGGTATGCAATGGTGCTTTCTCCATCGACTAATATACTCTGCTTTTAACGTGAATGTCTGCCTAGTTATTCATTGTGCACTCATGCAATTCAACTTGGATTACATTTACAGTTTTTGTGGAGAAAATCCTGCGAGTGCAACCAGATTTTAAGTGTATTTATACACTTATAAGGTCTAGAAATGAGGAATCTGCTCGAGCCAAACTACAGAATGAGGTATAATATTGTAGAACACTTTGATTGATAAACTCGGGCTATATAGCTGGGTAATTGTTTGTTTGATCTCAAATGTCATTTCTTTGTAGGTGATATCCAGACCGTTGTTTGGGCTTCTGCGGGAGCGTTACAAGGGAGAAAGGTATCAGGAATTCATGGCAAGGAAACTTGTTCCTGTTGTTGGAGACGTGGCACTCAATGATCTCGGAATCAAGGAGAGCATAAGGGACGAACTCTTTGTCAGGGTCGAAATTCTTATCAATTCTGCTGCTACTACGAATTTCCATGAGAGGTCTGTTATATATAATGAATAATTGTTAAgagcaatttttgaattttttacttCACATGTTATATATTAGGATTGATAATTCGTGCACAAACAAACTTTTATTAAATCTCAATTCAAAAACTAGTTGGTTATGTTGAaagatttttaataatatatatctgTTGATTCTTGAATTACATGTACATCAACAagtataataaatttttaaatttttttctattagactaaaattatatatattaattatacatAAAGATTTTCAAATAGTAATAACTGTTATTGaagttaataaatttaaaaaaaattatttcataccTTTTATCATTAAAAACCCAAAAACAACTATAAAaccaattaaaaaaatcaaatcaatataaaacaaattaataaaaaaattatgaaaactgAATAGGAGACAAGGATACGCAATCTATAATTTCTAATTCTAAAGAGTTACACTTATTTAACTCTTTtaataaaataatctaaactatCTTATTTTTCAAAACACGTTTTCTGTTTTACACGGCTCTTTAAATTGCAGGTACGGTATTTCCATGAAAGTGAATGCATTGAGGAGTAAGAATATCATCGACTTCTGTAAACATTGCAGCAACCTTCAACTTCTCTACCACATCTCAACTGGTGAATATAATATCCTCCATTAAGCTCTGAATGCTGGCGTAATTATGTGTTGATATGATCAAatcaatattaatatatttatatgatGCCATCTCGCCTTTAAgagttaattaatttttttttctcttcgtATCTACGCATGTCAGCTTATGTGAATGTTGGTAGCATGGGCATGGTGAGAGAAGAAGTCGTAAGGATGGGAGAAATGGTTTCGTACAGCGGTGGAGAAATATCAATCTCTCAGATAGAGTCCGAGTGCAATTTAATAGAGCAGATAATGAAAGAGCTAAAGAATGTTTTAGGTGAGGCATGGTCGGACGAAAAGGAGTCCAAATATATGAAGGAACTCGGGGCACAAAGGTAAATGCATTTTGCTTTTATTTTAAGATTCTACATGCCTTGTGATTCTTAGTGAAAAGAGTTTTAACTTACAAGTGCGAATGTGAACAGGGCGGTGAACTTTGGATGGCCAACGCTTATGTTTTCACAAAAGCAGTTGGAGAGTTGATGGTGGATTACTTCAGGGAAGATATACCAACTGTTATCATTCGTCCAACAATAATCGAGAGTAGCTTAAAAGAGCCCGTTCCAGGATGGATGGAAGGCAACAGGTACAAAAGTTTGGCAAAACGTAAACAGCTAGATGTTCTAGATAGAAATCGATcgtttaatttttcttttcttctattcttCTCTTTTCATCTACGTAATTAACtattcaaatattaattaatcaacttaatatattattattattattattattatttgataaaagtggatgagaccactaaaattatattgattatatatatttttacatgtgtctggttcaaagagcactgaagggaaagaaccaataggaaaacccttcagtattgctcaagaaaacataagcctatctacccattacacaAAGCCCATAGGCATACCAAAACCCCCTAGATACATTGCAAAGCATTGCcatccgcattagatataaaggaagctgtaaGAATCAGTCTAACAGGGAGCATCTGAAGATGGAGTATAGAATGTCCACCAAAAATTAGAGTCATCACCCCAAAATCCAGCCTGTCTAAACACCACAAGAATCCAAAGCTTTAAAGAAAACAAAACTTAGAGCCATAAGAGATCCAAGAATAAAAGATCTTGCCATCACAAATATGGTGAGCAAACATAGACAAATCCAAATAAAAAGCAGGGAAGGATATTGAAGACCCTCAGGGAGGAGGATGAGACCGAACCAAAGAATAATCCAAAGTAGAAACCAAAGgaataatatcaaaataaaaaatcctcTGCAATACCACATTAActgctctttccaattcctcagaaaAAGCCACCATCCGTCGAATTTGGCAAGAATTCTCCATAGAAAACAGAACATGATGTTAGAGTGAAAAGCAAGACAAAGATCGAATGAAAGCCATAAGTGCCCACCAACAATCAATATAACTGAGAACAGGATCACCCTGTCATAATTATCACATCATGAAAGAAACTTGCTAATATGAGGATGATCACACAATGATAAAGCCAACGAATAGCATAATATCCCCAATCATTAGAACAACTACCTGAATCACCGATAGATCATGATACCAAATGAAGcaaagaggaaaaaacaagtgCTTAAGGTACGAAAGCCTAATGGGAAGGCAACCAACAACCAATCGTAATGAAAAATGATTACCAATTACTTCAGAGAAAGTGGcttttttatgattaaaaattctagaatttctttcaagccaaatattccaaattacCAGGGATGGGGCCACAACCCAAAGGGATGAATAGAACGATGAGGAAAACAACAAGGTCCAGGCCATGAAATGTGAAAGAAGATTGCAACCTATCGTAGAAGACCAACCAAGCATGCCAAATAACCAATACCAGCACTCAGAAGCAAATGgacaaaacaagaaaagatgatccatggattccatacaatgaccacaaaaaacacaaggaaatacaACCATAATCCCAAGTCTGTCTAAGCACATTTTGGTAAGAACCTTATCTTGGACTGCCAACCAAGCGAATGACcctgctttaggaagacaagctggGTGCCAAAAAAACCTTAGTAGGCCAGCAAGGGGATGGAGAAGTCTGAACTCAAGAACTATAACCTTCTTTAACTGAATAAGAACCCGCAGCACTCTTAATCCAAACCAAGGAGTcctctttattttgaaaaacaAGGGGTCTTTTGTGAATTTCTTCCACAAAAGCTAGAATAAAATTAATATCAACCGACAAGGGAGGGATAATCTTCCATTTCACAATCACACAAGGACTAGAGGAGACAATGTCAAAATAATCAGCAACAAAAGGCCCCCAAAATTCTAATAGAATACTAGACAAAGGGGACTAGTCTCGGATAGCTGAAAGGGTAGAatgcccattccaaacttcatcccaaaattgGACATTCTTCCCATTATTGACAACCCAGGATAGATGTGGTAAAATAACCATCCTACATgaaaccaaaaaattccaaaaagccgaaccttttggaagagatgaagcagtaaaaatcctttctctggAAACACCCCTTAATACTTAGCAAACATGATGGCAACCCATTTACTATGAGGGTCAGCATATAACTTCCAAAACAATTTTGCCCCCAAAGCCTTATTCTGAGCAACTAAATTACGAATGCCCGCACCCCCCAACTCTTTGGGACGACAAATTTTGTCCCAAGCCAAGAGAGGAATCCTCAGCTTATCACCcaagttatcattccaaagaaaggtcCTAAGGGAGACCCTAATGTTCTTAATAACTTGAGGGGGAGCTTGCAAAATGGACATCAAATATGTGGAGATGGAATTCAAAACTGACTTAATTAAAAGAATTTTACCAGCCATCGTCGACCACTTATGATTCCAGGAAGAGATTTAGGAGGATATTGAATGAACAATTTTGTTCCAAAAGGAAGCCTTATCCGACCCTAGAAAAAAAAGAATGCCCAGGTATACACATGGAAGGGTCCCAACTTGAAAACTCCAAAAGTGGATGAGTCTATTTTTAACTAGAGGGGAGACATTCACAAAAAAGGATATGGATTTATGATTATTAACACTTTGTCCAGAAAAAATTGCATAATCATAGATAATTTTCTTAATAACATGAGCCTCCCTTAGAGAGGTTGCCCCGAACATAAGCGTATCATCCACAAACAAGCAATGAGATTGCAGAGAAGGGAGGCCATCTATTCTAATTCCTGAAGTTGTAGCACTAGAGATGGCCATTCTTAATGTTTCTGCCAAAAGGAtaaatagaaaaggagacaaaggatccccttgcctaagtcgTTGAGAGGAAGCAAAAAACCCTGACGAGAAACCATTAACCAAAACTGAAAAGCGAGCAGAAGATATACAAGAAAACACCCATTTAACCCAGCAGTGCGAAAAGCCCAGATGATATAAAACAACCTTAAGAGCCTCCCAATTGACTCAATCATAAGCCTTCAGCATGTCTAGCTTAAGTATCATAGCCGGAACCTTTTGTTGAGAAATGGAGTGTAGAACTTTGTGAGCTACAATCGCACCTTCACATGTTTCCTGACTAGGAACAAATCCTCCCTATTCTAGGAAGGCAATCCGAGGG is a genomic window of Cryptomeria japonica chromosome 7, Sugi_1.0, whole genome shotgun sequence containing:
- the LOC131057347 gene encoding probable fatty acyl-CoA reductase 4; protein product: MAMDTLEFLRDKNILIVGATGFLGKVFVEKILRVQPDFKCIYTLIRSRNEESARAKLQNEVISRPLFGLLRERYKGERYQEFMARKLVPVVGDVALNDLGIKESIRDELFVRVEILINSAATTNFHERYGISMKVNALRSKNIIDFSYVNVGSMGMVREEVVRMGEMVSYSGGEISISQIESECNLIEQIMKELKNVLVKRVLTYKCECEQGGELWMANAYVFTKAVGELMVDYFREDIPTVIIRPTIIESSLKEPVPGWMEGNRYKSLAKRKQLDVLDRNRSFNFSFLLFFSFHLRN